A window of Pelagicoccus enzymogenes genomic DNA:
GCAAAGCCTCTGAATACGCCGCTTGCCAGACGGGAAGACGCACCGCTTTCCACGCCGTGTACTCAGGGGCAATCTCACTAAAAACAGTCTTTTGTTGGGCTAGGTTAAATTTGAAGTTCCAGTTCCTCGACGGATTGAAGACCATCTGAAATTCGATTCCTTCCCCCTTTAAGGTACTGGTTCCGAGGACTGAATTATTGTAGGTGGCGAAGTTCTCCGGAAATTGCGTAATTTCCGCGACTCGGGCTTCGGCTGCTGCCCCTGTCAAGCCTTCGGCGCTTGCAGCATATCTGGCCCAATCACCAAAGAAATCCTCATCGAAGTAACCCATCCGCCAAATAGAAGTTCCGGTGCCACCCACCCGAGAATTCAACTGAGCTACATCGAAGAAATTCAATTTCGCATAAAGTTTCCCGTCAAACAGATGAAGGCCCATCCCCCAATCTCTACCTTCGCCGGTGGGCAATGGCAACGGCTCACCTGTTCCAATATCATAGACGACTCCTGCTGGCGTGAAATTGTCAGATTCGTTGTAGTGGAAATTCAACCACTCCATCGGCTTCAGGACAATGCCAGCAGTGCTGGTCATTCCTGAAACCCGTTGCCAATCCTCAAACTCTTTCGCTACGTCCGATGGATCAGCGATGCCCGTCTCCGGATCGATCTCCGGATTGAGACCTTGACGCCCCAGGTTACGATCCTCCCGCAAGCCAAGAGTCGTCACGACCTTCTCCTTTAAGAAGCTGCTCTGCAGCACAAAGGCTAGCGAATCCGTCTCCTGTTGCTCGCCTGAAGAAACGATATGCAGCGTACGCCCCAGGTCGACCGTTTCTTCCTCCCAGGCAAACGAATCCAAACTCGCATCAGACGCTACCACGCTCGTTGGATACCCCACGGACATTGTCACCGATTCCGCTCCGTTGAAGACATACCCGGGATCGTTAACCACGAGGCCATCTTGGCCGCCGAGATAAATCCTTTTGTATACCGCCCCGCCAACACCGCCAATCCGCCGCCTTTGGTTCACCCAAGCATTATCGGAAAGCACAACCTGCCTCCACCGATAAAACGCGCTGTCATATTCTCGCGAACTCACCAAGGCCATCGCCCGATGCCTTCCGAGCGACCGCATCCAGCCATCGCTATTATCGAAATCCAGTTCATAGGCTAGAGTCGCGCGAAAACTGGAATTGTTCTCAAACTGATCAAAATCGTCTGGCTCCCTGATCTCAATAAAAGGGCGTCCAAAATACGGATTGGGACTGCCATCTAGCAGATGCGTATTCGGATCGATCTCGATGGTAGCCCCAGTCTGCTGGCCAATGAAGTAACTGTTTTCCGCCTCGTAACTCTCATCTATGTATCCTATATTAAGATACAGGTTCGAGAGAATTCTCTGATCCCACTCAAACGTTTCGATTTTGGCGGCGGAGCTCCCAACGTTACTGGACAAGATATTCAGATGTTCCCAGTCGTACGAATCGGAGTCGGAGACCCCTGGGTAAATAAAAAGCGGATCCAGATTCTCGCCGTTAGTCTTCATCATGCGATAAACGGTTCCGCCCGCAACAAGCCCCGGAGCATTGCCCAAACTCCTCTGGGTCCCACCGAGAAACTCGCCCTGATCGAAATGAAACACCGGTCCAAACGCTCGGGCGGCCAAGCCAGAAGGCAGGTCGCTGTCGGAATCTACGGGACCAAAGACCTGGCCATTTAAGGCATACCTTCTAGTCGATGGATTCCATGTAGGGCTCCCAGCAGCTTTCCAGGGGGTGATCAGATCTCGAGGAGTCACATTGTTGGGGCGACGATTTTTGTTTTCGTAGTTTTCAAAGGTCCCTCTAAACGTTGTGTTATCCGAAGGCTTGTAGGTGAGAGCCAAATACTGCCGCTTGGTTTCATCATAGGAGGGTTTTCGGCGGAACCCCTTCTCCTCTCTTAGCACCGAGACGTTCACCGCAAGCACATCTTCAACCAATGTTCTATTGAAGCTTCCACTCGCGCGAAAATCGTCCCAACTGCCCCACCGTACCTTAACCTCTCCGGACTCTGCTCCAACCACCGCCTTTTCCAAACTTTGGTTTACGATTCCCGCGGCGCTTCCAAGTCCAAACAAGATCGAATTCGGCCCCCTATTGATCTCGACCGAGCGAGTATTATAAGTGTCAAACGGAATACGGGCAATACTCGGGAAATAATCCCTCGCCGTATCCGCTGGAGCAATACCGCGAACCCGGTTCACAGTGGAAGGACCATTGGCAACCAATCCATTGCTCCAACCTGCAGGATTGTCGCGAACGGCTCCATCCTTATCGATTTCGTAGGAAGTGTAGTTGCCCAAGCCTTCAGTGTTAGCCTCGTAAAGAAAGACATCGTTGATGTCGACCGCAGCCGTATCTTCCAGTTGTCGGCTCGTGACAACCGTAATGGAAGAAGCAAGGTCTGAAATGTTACTATTCAAACGACTCCCCGCCAAAGTGTTTTCCGCGTAGTAGCCAATGTCGTTATCGGAACTCGACACCTCGAAAGGAGAAAGTTCGTAGATGTCGGCATCCTCGATACGACTCGCCGACGAGGCAGGAGTCCGCGCATCGGGGACCGCAATCGCCAACACTCCCCTTAAAAACCGATTGAGCTTCCGCCTGTCCCCCGGTTCTTCATTCTGCGGTTTCGATTCCGTCGCGATACCAGCCCCTCCAGGTTCGGAAGTAGCTCCGTCGCCGCCCCTCTTTAAGATGCCAAAAGCTCTACCGTCACTGACGGAGACCGCCGTGAGAGGCGTGCCATCCAACATTTTCGCAAGGGCTTGAGCGACTTGGAAGCGCCCTCGTATCGGGTTTGTAACCACTTCCGAAGAAGACCCAACAGAAATCAAGATCTCTACATTGGCTTGAAGGGCCGCAACTTTAAGCGTTTCGCCCGCTGGACCTGCTTCTACATCAAAGAAGAACTCGTTTGAATTAGCCCGCAGAATACAAGTCCACGTAAGCGCAAGCGTTACGCAGATCAACCAAGCGTTGCGATGGCAACGATAGAAAATCATGCAGACAAAAACGAGGTAATTGGGACGAAGGCATACTAGTCAGTATTTACACCTTCTTAGACACACGATGCAGTTATATTAACTAAAAATAAAGTTAGAGACAGGCAATATATCGCTCCTTTCACTTTTCTTTATGGAGAATGATCTTCGAACCATCCACACGCTCCACTCGTACGTTATTAGTCAAAGCAAGGAGCTCCACAAACTCACCCAGGCGGTTCGGGCGAAACGCAGCGGTTATGGGCAAAGCGTTAAGTTCCGCGTCGGCGATGACCAGCTGCGTGTGATTGCGACGATTGAATTCGAGGATCACTTCAGAAAGCGGTGCATTCGTGAAGTCTAAGGTTTCGTTTTTCCAAGCCAAACGACTTTCGATCACCTCGGGAGTCACTAACTCGACCACGGGGAGCGCCAAAGCAGCGTTGAGGTTTACCACGGTTCGTTGTCCTGCGATCAACTTCTGCACGAGCGGCTCCAACTCTTCGACGACACTGTCGCGCGTGGTCGCGATGGAAGGATTCATGAGGACCTTTCCTTCAGTCACCAAAACCTCTACCTCGTCGGGATTCAAAGACACATTGAACGCAGTGCCAACCGCCTGAACCACGGTGCCTCGAGCCCGAACGACAAAAGGCCTATCGGGATCTTTGGATACCGTGAAATAGGCTTCGCCAGAGAGAAGGTCGATCAAGCGCTTGTCCTGAGAAAAACGAACCGAAACCTGCGCCCCTCGGTTGAGCTCCACCACCGAGCCATCTTGCAAGACATGGTGCTCGTAGAAACGCGCCGACTCGCCCGAGGCAAGCAAAGTGACAGACGCCCCCTCCTCTTTCCCCAGAAGTATCCACAGCGCCAATCCCAAGACCAACAAAGCAGCCAAGCTAGAGTAGCGTTTCACCCACCCAATCCATGAGTGGCCGGCGGAAACAGCCAGCAAGTCGGGGTTGGGCTCCACACTGTGCTCAGGCCTCCACTCCGCGAGTAGATCCATAGAACGCCAGACCCGTTCCCGCGTCGCGTAAGACTCGGAGTGCTCAGGATCTTTGGCCAACCAATCGAAAAAAGCATCCTGCTCCTCCGCGGTAAGACCTCGATCATGCCTTGCCAGCCAATCAGAAGCTTCTCTGCTTATACGCTCTTCCCGCGAAGAATCACTTGGTTCCATATGCTCGCTCATGACTCACCGGTCTCACAAAATCGTCCCACAAACTCAGCGCACTTGTTAACGCCAATTGATATCTGGGCGTTCACCGTACTAGAGGAAATATTCAGCTTTTTGGCAATTTCCCGCTGCGGCATCCCATAGACCTTGCGCAGAGTAAATATCTGGCGGCACCGGTCTGGCAGGGATTGGATCGCCTTGGTTAAAATTTCCAGCTCCTGATTCCGAGCCACCGTCTCGTGGACCCCCTCGCTTTCGTCCAAATAGTCCACGTCATCGGAAACGAACTCGAGATTCTCTCCACGAACCTTGGCATGGCGCACTGCGTTGAGCGCCAGGTTCCGGGCCGTGGCAAAAAGAAAAGCTTTCGGCGCATGCACTGGCTTCTCGGAATGCGCTCGCATAACCTTGAGGTAAGACTCCTGGACCACGTCGTCCACGTCGATGCCAGAGGAGAACCTGCTCTTCAGCCAAGCTCGCAACATGCCTTCGTGCGGCAGCAAGCGTTCTTTGAACCAACGACTCTCGTCTTTTTCGTCTCGGGGCATCAAGGGGTAGCTTTTCGTTTACGGAATTACGAGGCAGAGACACGTGAGCGGAGCTAATTAACTAAGAGAAAAGCCGATTTAGCTTCAAGTCGGTCACCACGCCTCAAGCCACCAGAGTGCCTCTCGCAGCGAACCTCGCCAAAACCGCATCCATCGGACAGTAAGACGCCGTGACTGAAAGTGCCCCGGAGGCACCGTGTTCCTTGGCCAAGCCGACATGCGGGCAAAGCGAAGCATCAATACCAATCGATGGCAGGGTCGAGCGGGAAACAGGCAAGCTGACCCGCCCAGCAAATCGAAACACCTCCCCGAATCCATCCACTA
This region includes:
- a CDS encoding TonB-dependent receptor, giving the protein MIFYRCHRNAWLICVTLALTWTCILRANSNEFFFDVEAGPAGETLKVAALQANVEILISVGSSSEVVTNPIRGRFQVAQALAKMLDGTPLTAVSVSDGRAFGILKRGGDGATSEPGGAGIATESKPQNEEPGDRRKLNRFLRGVLAIAVPDARTPASSASRIEDADIYELSPFEVSSSDNDIGYYAENTLAGSRLNSNISDLASSITVVTSRQLEDTAAVDINDVFLYEANTEGLGNYTSYEIDKDGAVRDNPAGWSNGLVANGPSTVNRVRGIAPADTARDYFPSIARIPFDTYNTRSVEINRGPNSILFGLGSAAGIVNQSLEKAVVGAESGEVKVRWGSWDDFRASGSFNRTLVEDVLAVNVSVLREEKGFRRKPSYDETKRQYLALTYKPSDNTTFRGTFENYENKNRRPNNVTPRDLITPWKAAGSPTWNPSTRRYALNGQVFGPVDSDSDLPSGLAARAFGPVFHFDQGEFLGGTQRSLGNAPGLVAGGTVYRMMKTNGENLDPLFIYPGVSDSDSYDWEHLNILSSNVGSSAAKIETFEWDQRILSNLYLNIGYIDESYEAENSYFIGQQTGATIEIDPNTHLLDGSPNPYFGRPFIEIREPDDFDQFENNSSFRATLAYELDFDNSDGWMRSLGRHRAMALVSSREYDSAFYRWRQVVLSDNAWVNQRRRIGGVGGAVYKRIYLGGQDGLVVNDPGYVFNGAESVTMSVGYPTSVVASDASLDSFAWEEETVDLGRTLHIVSSGEQQETDSLAFVLQSSFLKEKVVTTLGLREDRNLGRQGLNPEIDPETGIADPSDVAKEFEDWQRVSGMTSTAGIVLKPMEWLNFHYNESDNFTPAGVVYDIGTGEPLPLPTGEGRDWGMGLHLFDGKLYAKLNFFDVAQLNSRVGGTGTSIWRMGYFDEDFFGDWARYAASAEGLTGAAAEARVAEITQFPENFATYNNSVLGTSTLKGEGIEFQMVFNPSRNWNFKFNLAQQKTVFSEIAPEYTAWKAVRLPVWQAAYSEALPEGFQRFWDYDNDKAPFDIGAKRNVLHGTLNTPEKWFEINIDANMGLQQTLSGKKTSGQREWRWNAISNYLITDGALKGLGIGGSVRWEDSAIIGYLAGLPDEDGIVRKLDADKPVYNSEDFHVDFWASYTMPAFKDKLELKFQLNIRDAFESGGLEAIAVNPDGEESAFRIIDPRQFYFTTTLSF
- a CDS encoding FecR family protein, whose protein sequence is MDLLAEWRPEHSVEPNPDLLAVSAGHSWIGWVKRYSSLAALLVLGLALWILLGKEEGASVTLLASGESARFYEHHVLQDGSVVELNRGAQVSVRFSQDKRLIDLLSGEAYFTVSKDPDRPFVVRARGTVVQAVGTAFNVSLNPDEVEVLVTEGKVLMNPSIATTRDSVVEELEPLVQKLIAGQRTVVNLNAALALPVVELVTPEVIESRLAWKNETLDFTNAPLSEVILEFNRRNHTQLVIADAELNALPITAAFRPNRLGEFVELLALTNNVRVERVDGSKIILHKEK
- a CDS encoding RNA polymerase sigma factor: MPRDEKDESRWFKERLLPHEGMLRAWLKSRFSSGIDVDDVVQESYLKVMRAHSEKPVHAPKAFLFATARNLALNAVRHAKVRGENLEFVSDDVDYLDESEGVHETVARNQELEILTKAIQSLPDRCRQIFTLRKVYGMPQREIAKKLNISSSTVNAQISIGVNKCAEFVGRFCETGES